The following are from one region of the Melaminivora suipulveris genome:
- a CDS encoding DMT family transporter has product MTSSAPPVTVPAARNPAWVGEFVLLSSLWGASFLFMRLGAVEFGPLPTAGLRVTLAALFLLPLLLRSADWPVFKRHWKPALLAGLVNSALPFALFAWAVMHIPTGLSSILNAAVPLFGALVALVWLGERIAGLRWLGLLLGFAGIGLLAWRSPGALDASGSAAGWAIAACLAASTCYAVGASFVQRYLRGVPALACATGSQIGAALALALPTVWAWPERMPSARAWAAVAAIALLCTGIAYLLYFRLIARAGPSRALAVTFLAPVFAVCYGALFLGEQVTPWMVGCGGVIICGTMLSTGFLGRRS; this is encoded by the coding sequence ATGACCTCCTCGGCTCCTCCGGTCACCGTCCCCGCTGCCCGCAACCCGGCCTGGGTAGGCGAATTCGTGCTGCTGTCCAGCCTGTGGGGCGCGTCCTTCCTGTTCATGCGCCTGGGCGCGGTGGAGTTCGGCCCGCTGCCCACGGCCGGGCTGCGCGTGACGCTGGCGGCGCTGTTCCTGCTGCCGTTGCTGCTGCGCAGCGCCGACTGGCCGGTGTTCAAGCGCCACTGGAAGCCGGCGCTGCTGGCCGGACTGGTCAATTCGGCGCTGCCGTTTGCGCTGTTCGCCTGGGCCGTCATGCACATCCCGACCGGCCTGAGTTCCATCCTGAACGCCGCCGTTCCCCTCTTCGGCGCCCTGGTGGCGCTGGTGTGGCTGGGCGAGCGCATCGCCGGCCTGCGCTGGCTGGGCCTGCTGCTGGGTTTTGCCGGCATTGGGCTGCTGGCCTGGCGCAGCCCCGGCGCGCTGGATGCGAGCGGCAGCGCCGCCGGCTGGGCGATCGCCGCCTGCCTGGCGGCATCGACCTGCTATGCCGTGGGCGCCAGCTTCGTGCAGCGCTATCTGCGCGGCGTGCCGGCGCTGGCCTGCGCCACTGGCAGCCAGATCGGCGCCGCCCTGGCGCTGGCGCTGCCCACGGTGTGGGCCTGGCCCGAGCGCATGCCCAGCGCGCGCGCCTGGGCGGCGGTGGCGGCGATCGCATTGCTGTGCACCGGCATCGCCTACCTGCTGTATTTCCGCCTGATCGCGCGCGCCGGCCCCAGCCGCGCGCTGGCCGTGACCTTCCTCGCCCCCGTGTTTGCCGTGTGCTATGGCGCGCTGTTCCTGGGCGAGCAGGTCACGCCGTGGATGGTCGGCTGCGGCGGGGTCATCATTTGCGGCACCATGCTGTCGACGGGTTTTCTGGGCCGGCGCTCCTAG
- a CDS encoding EAL and GGDEF domain-containing protein yields the protein MSSIPVVTSMLYLLLIAFMASLPQAALVQPRSITRLALGALCGAASLAIIASEVHGGLANVAPVRPSLLASAALLWGPRAGFAAAATAIGGLWLTPHPDWSAALYYGSSSVAAGMLWWGLQRHARLPEWGAAAGLALSLPLVLLPWLSQTPDAPAAQQYEAHARHVLGVVVLCGGSALLRTRAYTLLTLRRREGDLRRALRATGGGRWEWDLREGRLLYAGRLYRQLGLRDSPDDSATTLASLPLGSRAWRRWIRERHHPEDLLRLRPYLRRALAGREPSVQVEFRIRDDLGRWRWLMTRGHATQRDATGRVLRLAGMDLDVTEQREMREALRDSEVRYSSFYQALPDAAGIIRVRDGRYLDVNPAFERMLGTAGAQVVGRTSLELGLRAVDPGRERLLGVLHEQGAVRGLPVTVASRGEAIAGLLSLQPIELRGEPCMVFVFHDVTQERRMRDELLATNSLLRQAGWMARLGVWESKPGAGIVYWSDVCYDIHGLAPGAPLPAEYLETFVAPEWREPAREQLSRSLRERKPWHAELQIIRADGVRLWVRVRTEPVVEGGRAVGARGILQNIDEMRRASERLRASEQRLAQMFQLLPSPLGFSRRADGVYVDVNPAWERVTGHSREKSIGQSSISLGILAPEARAGLMQAVERGETVGYEMDITTASGERRTVLHSLSPADLHDEECWLFALLDITERKRAEQQVREREELLSLTIAAASLGLWDWDIVTGSISGDARWRAMLGLESQAQHPAPWPQAWAQADPRVIGAELERHLREPAQPFDVTVQTGAPGAAERWVRSMGKIVAWAGDGQPRRMLGMSIDVTSQRAQARQLERMAHYDALTGLPNRVLLEQRMRQAMERARGCGDKLGVAYLDLDGFKPVNDRLGHAAGDRLLVQVAGRLQSALRPGDCVARLGGDEFVILLPGLASGGECEARMNALMQSVSAPYQLDSERMVVTASIGYTLFPDNSADADTLLRHADQAMYAAKQAGRNRHQQFDAAHERAQQALLEARQRLRQALEAGELALHLQPKVDMRRGAVVGAEALARWRHPERGVLAPAHFLPLLDGDTLLQALFGEWVVDSALHLVTRLMQEGLALPISINITPEHLQRSDFADWMASRLALHPQVPAQLLHLELTESAALYDIEHAARELGALRALGLGLAFDDFGTGYSSLSYLRRLPMDYLKLDRSFVAGMLHDTGDRAIVHGVIGLGRSFGCETIAEGVETLEQGRALLDMGCTLAQGHCIARPLPPDDFIAWARTWRAPAAWCESGELQPVI from the coding sequence ATGAGCAGCATCCCCGTCGTCACGAGCATGCTGTATCTGCTGCTCATCGCCTTCATGGCGAGCCTGCCGCAGGCCGCGTTGGTGCAGCCGCGCTCCATCACCCGCCTGGCGCTGGGCGCGTTGTGCGGCGCGGCATCGCTGGCCATCATCGCCAGCGAGGTGCATGGTGGCCTTGCCAACGTCGCGCCGGTGCGCCCGTCGCTCCTGGCATCCGCCGCCTTGCTATGGGGCCCCAGGGCCGGTTTCGCCGCTGCGGCCACGGCCATCGGCGGCCTGTGGCTCACGCCCCATCCGGACTGGTCGGCAGCCCTGTATTACGGGAGCAGCAGCGTGGCGGCGGGTATGTTGTGGTGGGGCTTGCAACGCCATGCCCGCCTGCCCGAGTGGGGCGCGGCGGCGGGACTGGCGCTTTCTCTGCCGTTGGTGCTGCTGCCGTGGTTGAGCCAGACGCCCGATGCGCCCGCGGCGCAGCAGTACGAGGCACATGCGCGCCACGTGCTGGGCGTGGTCGTCCTGTGCGGCGGCTCGGCGCTGCTGCGCACGCGCGCCTACACCCTGCTCACACTGCGCCGGCGCGAAGGCGATCTGCGCCGCGCGCTGCGTGCCACCGGCGGCGGCCGCTGGGAGTGGGATCTGCGCGAGGGGCGGCTGCTGTACGCCGGGCGTCTTTACCGGCAGCTCGGCCTGCGCGACAGCCCGGATGACAGTGCGACCACGCTGGCCTCGCTGCCGCTGGGCAGCCGCGCATGGCGACGCTGGATCCGTGAGCGCCACCACCCGGAGGATCTGCTCCGTCTACGCCCCTATCTGCGCCGTGCCCTGGCAGGCCGTGAGCCGTCGGTGCAGGTCGAATTTCGCATACGCGACGACCTGGGGCGCTGGCGCTGGCTCATGACACGCGGCCATGCCACCCAGCGCGACGCCACGGGACGCGTGCTGCGCCTGGCCGGCATGGATCTGGACGTCACCGAACAGCGCGAGATGCGCGAGGCGCTGCGCGACTCGGAGGTGCGCTACAGCAGCTTCTACCAGGCTTTGCCCGATGCCGCCGGCATCATCCGCGTGCGCGACGGGCGCTACCTGGACGTGAACCCGGCCTTCGAGCGCATGCTGGGCACGGCGGGCGCGCAGGTCGTCGGGCGCACATCGCTCGAACTGGGCCTGCGCGCCGTCGACCCAGGGCGCGAGCGCCTGCTGGGCGTGCTGCACGAGCAGGGCGCGGTGCGCGGCCTGCCAGTGACGGTGGCCAGCCGCGGCGAGGCCATCGCCGGCCTGCTGTCGCTGCAGCCGATCGAGCTGCGCGGCGAGCCCTGCATGGTCTTCGTCTTCCACGACGTGACGCAGGAGCGGCGCATGCGCGACGAGCTGCTGGCCACCAACAGCCTGCTGCGCCAGGCCGGCTGGATGGCGCGGCTGGGGGTGTGGGAGTCCAAGCCCGGCGCGGGCATCGTCTACTGGTCCGACGTGTGCTATGACATCCACGGCCTGGCGCCCGGCGCGCCGCTGCCGGCCGAGTACCTGGAGACTTTCGTGGCGCCCGAGTGGCGCGAGCCGGCGCGCGAGCAGCTGAGCCGGAGCCTGCGCGAACGCAAGCCCTGGCACGCCGAGCTGCAGATCATCCGCGCCGACGGCGTGCGCCTGTGGGTGCGCGTGCGCACCGAGCCGGTGGTGGAGGGAGGGCGCGCGGTTGGCGCGCGCGGCATCCTGCAGAACATCGACGAGATGCGCCGCGCCTCCGAGCGGCTGCGCGCCTCGGAGCAGCGGCTGGCGCAGATGTTCCAGCTGCTGCCCTCGCCGCTGGGCTTTTCGCGCCGCGCCGACGGCGTGTACGTGGACGTCAATCCCGCCTGGGAGCGCGTGACCGGCCACTCGCGCGAGAAGTCCATCGGCCAGTCCTCCATCAGCCTGGGCATCCTCGCGCCGGAGGCGCGCGCGGGCCTGATGCAGGCCGTCGAGCGCGGCGAGACGGTGGGCTACGAGATGGACATCACCACCGCCAGCGGCGAGCGACGCACCGTGCTGCATTCGCTCAGCCCGGCCGATCTGCATGACGAGGAATGCTGGCTGTTCGCGCTGCTGGACATCACCGAGCGCAAGCGCGCCGAGCAGCAGGTGCGAGAGCGCGAGGAACTGCTGTCGCTGACCATCGCCGCCGCCTCGCTGGGTCTGTGGGACTGGGACATCGTCACCGGCTCCATCAGCGGCGACGCGCGCTGGCGCGCCATGCTGGGGCTGGAGTCGCAGGCGCAACATCCCGCACCCTGGCCCCAGGCCTGGGCGCAGGCCGATCCGCGGGTGATCGGGGCCGAGCTGGAGCGCCACCTGCGCGAGCCCGCCCAGCCGTTCGACGTGACGGTGCAGACCGGCGCGCCCGGCGCCGCCGAGCGCTGGGTGCGCAGCATGGGCAAGATCGTCGCCTGGGCGGGCGACGGCCAGCCGCGGCGCATGCTGGGCATGTCCATCGACGTGACCAGCCAGCGCGCGCAGGCGCGGCAGCTCGAGCGCATGGCGCACTACGATGCACTGACCGGCCTGCCCAACCGCGTGCTGCTGGAGCAGCGCATGCGCCAGGCCATGGAGCGGGCGCGCGGCTGCGGCGACAAGCTTGGCGTGGCCTACCTCGACCTGGACGGCTTCAAGCCCGTCAACGACCGGCTGGGCCACGCGGCGGGCGACCGCCTGCTGGTACAGGTGGCCGGGCGCCTGCAGTCGGCGCTGCGCCCCGGCGACTGCGTGGCGCGCCTGGGCGGCGACGAGTTCGTGATCCTGCTGCCGGGCCTGGCCAGCGGCGGCGAATGCGAGGCACGCATGAACGCGCTGATGCAAAGCGTGTCCGCGCCCTACCAGCTGGACAGCGAGCGCATGGTGGTCACGGCCAGCATCGGCTACACCCTTTTCCCGGACAACAGCGCCGACGCCGATACCCTGCTGCGCCACGCCGACCAGGCCATGTATGCCGCCAAGCAGGCGGGGCGCAACCGCCATCAGCAATTCGACGCCGCGCACGAGCGCGCGCAGCAGGCGCTGCTGGAGGCGCGCCAGCGCCTGCGCCAGGCGCTGGAGGCGGGCGAGCTCGCGCTGCACCTGCAGCCCAAGGTGGATATGCGCCGCGGCGCGGTGGTCGGCGCCGAGGCGCTGGCGCGCTGGCGGCATCCCGAGCGCGGCGTGCTGGCACCGGCTCACTTCTTGCCGCTGCTGGATGGCGACACGCTGCTGCAGGCGCTGTTCGGCGAATGGGTGGTGGACAGCGCGCTGCACCTCGTCACGCGGCTGATGCAGGAGGGTCTGGCGCTGCCGATCAGCATCAACATCACGCCCGAGCACCTGCAGCGCAGCGACTTCGCCGACTGGATGGCCTCGCGCCTGGCGCTGCATCCGCAAGTGCCCGCGCAACTGCTGCACCTGGAGCTGACCGAAAGCGCCGCGCTCTACGACATCGAACACGCCGCGCGCGAACTGGGCGCGCTGCGCGCGCTGGGGCTGGGCCTGGCTTTTGATGATTTCGGCACCGGCTATTCGTCGCTGTCGTACCTGCGGCGCCTGCCCATGGACTATTTGAAGCTGGACCGCAGCTTCGTCGCCGGCATGCTGCACGACACCGGAGACCGGGCCATCGTCCACGGTGTGATCGGGCTGGGCCGCTCCTTCGGCTGCGAGACCATCGCCGAGGGCGTGGAAACTCTGGAGCAGGGCCGCGCGCTGCTGGACATGGGCTGTACGCTGGCCCAGGGCCACTGCATCGCCCGCCCGCTGCCCCCGGACGATTTCATCGCCTGGGCGCGCACCTGGCGCGCACCGGCAGCCTGGTGCGAAAGCGGCGAGCTGCAGCCCGTCATTTGA
- a CDS encoding propionate--CoA ligase has product MAIAQTDFAAFYRRSIDERDAFWAEQARLIDWQTEPRQICDYSRPPFAQWYVGGMTNLCHNAVDRHVSERGGQPALIAISTETDSERVYSYAELHREVQRMAAVLQSLGVQQGDRVLIYMPMIAEAAFAMLACARIGAIHSVVFGGFASSSLASRIEDAAPKVIVSADAGSRSGKVVPYKPLLDEAIALSPHKPQAVLMVDRGLASAPMESGRDHDWAALREQHMDAQVPCVWVESTHPSYILYTSGTTGKPKGVQRDTGGYAVALAASMKHIFHAKAGDTYFSTSDIGWVVGHSYIVYGPLLAGMATVMYEGLPVRPDAGVWWSIVEKYKVTHMFSAPTAVRVLKKHDPEYLRKYDISSLQALWLAGEPLDEPTASWISGALDIPIIDNYWQTETGWPILTLCNGVEQQAPRFGSPGKAVYGYDIRLIDEVSGAELTEPNQKGVVAIEGPLPPGCLQTVWRDDERFVNTYWKSIPGRLIYSTFDWGIRDADGYYFILGRTDDVINVAGHRLGTREIEESISGHAGIAEVAVVGVADSLKGQVAIAFAVPRDAASVEGDAARLRLEGEVMKQVDAQLGAVARPARVLFVSALPKTRSGKVLRRALQAVAEGRDPGDLTTIEDPTALQQIKAQVG; this is encoded by the coding sequence ATGGCTATCGCACAGACCGACTTCGCCGCGTTCTACCGCCGCTCCATCGACGAGCGCGACGCTTTCTGGGCGGAGCAGGCCCGGCTGATCGACTGGCAGACCGAGCCGCGCCAGATCTGCGACTACAGCCGCCCGCCGTTTGCGCAGTGGTACGTGGGCGGGATGACCAACCTGTGCCACAACGCCGTGGACCGCCACGTGAGCGAGCGCGGTGGGCAGCCGGCGCTGATCGCCATCTCCACCGAGACCGACAGCGAGCGCGTCTACAGCTACGCCGAGTTGCACCGCGAGGTGCAGCGCATGGCGGCGGTGCTGCAGTCGCTGGGCGTGCAGCAGGGCGACCGGGTGCTGATCTACATGCCCATGATCGCCGAGGCGGCGTTCGCCATGCTGGCCTGCGCGCGCATCGGCGCCATCCACTCGGTGGTCTTCGGCGGCTTTGCCTCGTCCTCGCTGGCCAGCCGCATCGAGGACGCCGCGCCCAAGGTTATCGTCAGCGCCGACGCCGGCTCGCGCAGCGGCAAGGTCGTGCCCTACAAGCCGCTGCTGGACGAGGCCATCGCGCTGTCGCCGCACAAGCCGCAGGCGGTGCTGATGGTCGACCGCGGCCTGGCCAGCGCGCCCATGGAGAGCGGGCGCGACCACGACTGGGCGGCGCTGCGCGAGCAGCACATGGACGCGCAGGTGCCATGCGTCTGGGTCGAGTCCACGCACCCCAGCTACATCCTCTACACCAGCGGCACCACCGGCAAGCCCAAAGGCGTGCAGCGCGACACCGGCGGCTACGCCGTGGCTCTGGCCGCGAGCATGAAGCACATCTTCCACGCCAAGGCCGGCGACACCTACTTCAGCACCAGCGACATCGGCTGGGTCGTGGGCCACAGCTACATCGTCTATGGGCCGCTGCTGGCCGGCATGGCCACTGTGATGTACGAAGGCCTGCCGGTGCGGCCCGATGCCGGCGTGTGGTGGAGCATCGTCGAGAAATACAAGGTCACGCACATGTTCTCCGCGCCCACGGCGGTGCGGGTGCTGAAAAAGCACGATCCGGAGTATCTGCGCAAATACGACATCTCCAGCCTGCAGGCGCTGTGGCTGGCCGGCGAGCCGCTGGACGAGCCGACGGCCAGCTGGATCAGCGGCGCGCTGGACATCCCCATCATCGACAACTACTGGCAGACCGAGACCGGCTGGCCGATCCTGACGCTGTGCAACGGCGTCGAGCAGCAGGCCCCGCGCTTTGGCAGCCCCGGCAAGGCGGTCTATGGCTACGACATCCGGCTGATCGACGAGGTCAGCGGCGCCGAGCTGACCGAGCCCAACCAGAAGGGCGTGGTCGCCATCGAGGGCCCTCTTCCGCCGGGTTGCCTGCAGACTGTCTGGCGCGACGACGAGCGTTTCGTCAACACCTACTGGAAGAGCATCCCCGGCCGGCTGATCTACAGCACCTTCGACTGGGGCATTCGCGATGCCGACGGCTACTACTTCATTCTGGGGCGCACCGACGACGTGATCAACGTCGCTGGCCACCGCCTGGGCACGCGCGAGATCGAGGAGAGCATCTCCGGCCACGCGGGCATCGCTGAGGTGGCGGTGGTGGGCGTGGCCGACTCGCTCAAGGGCCAGGTGGCCATCGCCTTTGCCGTGCCGCGCGATGCCGCCAGCGTCGAGGGCGACGCGGCGCGGCTGCGCCTGGAGGGCGAGGTCATGAAGCAGGTGGACGCCCAGCTGGGCGCCGTGGCGCGGCCCGCGCGCGTGCTGTTCGTCAGCGCGCTGCCCAAGACGCGCAGCGGCAAGGTGCTGCGCCGCGCGCTGCAGGCGGTGGCGGAGGGCCGCGATCCGGGCGATCTCACGACCATCGAGGATCCGACGGCGCTGCAGCAGATCAAGGCCCAAGTCGGCTGA
- a CDS encoding isochorismatase family protein, with amino-acid sequence MLLDASQSQLVLVDYQERLMPALLDGSQALAQALRLAQVAQMVQVPVWGTEQNPSRLGANDARLRALCQRTLSKMHFSAVEEGLSEWLRPPARPQGGGNARSLPRHLQKREPQAPQDERPTIVVAGCEAHVCLLQTALDLLEDEFDVWVVTDACTSRTERNRDAAFDRLAGAGAELVTTEMVAFEWLRSCEHPAFKDMLALIK; translated from the coding sequence ATGCTGCTCGACGCCTCGCAATCCCAACTCGTGCTGGTGGACTACCAGGAACGCCTGATGCCGGCGCTGCTGGACGGCTCGCAGGCGCTGGCGCAGGCGCTGCGCCTGGCGCAGGTGGCGCAGATGGTGCAGGTGCCCGTCTGGGGCACGGAGCAAAACCCATCCCGTCTGGGCGCCAACGACGCCCGGTTGCGCGCCCTGTGCCAGCGCACGTTGTCCAAGATGCATTTCAGCGCCGTGGAAGAGGGCCTGTCCGAATGGCTGCGCCCGCCGGCGCGGCCGCAAGGCGGCGGCAACGCACGCAGCCTGCCGCGCCATCTGCAAAAGCGCGAGCCGCAGGCCCCGCAGGACGAGCGCCCGACCATCGTCGTGGCCGGCTGCGAGGCGCACGTGTGCCTGCTGCAGACAGCGCTGGATCTGCTGGAAGACGAGTTCGACGTCTGGGTGGTGACCGACGCCTGCACCTCGCGCACCGAGCGCAATCGCGACGCGGCTTTTGACCGGCTGGCCGGCGCCGGCGCCGAGCTGGTGACCACGGAGATGGTAGCGTTCGAGTGGCTGCGCAGCTGCGAGCATCCGGCGTTCAAGGACATGCTGGCCTTGATCAAGTGA
- a CDS encoding PQQ-dependent sugar dehydrogenase, protein MHFIKLREAGAALVTLALALPSLVWAQQRAAPVASASPVRVETVAAGLNRPWAVAFLLDGRFLVTERPGRMRVIAADGKAGAPLKGAPQVDAAGQGGMLDVVTDRDFAQNRRIFFCYSEPGDGGATNGTALASARLAANADALEQVQVLFRQEPKVASRLHFGCRIVQAPDGNLFLTLGERFNRKDDAQRLDNHLGKVVRIAPGGGAAAGNPLVGRAGALPEIWSWGHRNPQGATWGPDGRLWIHEHGPQGGDEINLPEAGRNYGWPVITYGENYGGGRIGEGTHKSGMEQPLHHWVPSIAPSGMAFLTSDRYGADWRGSLFVGALKAQRLHRLQIAEGRVQRDEYLLADLGERIRDVRQGPDGWLYLLTDSPDGRLLRLLPP, encoded by the coding sequence ATGCACTTCATCAAGCTCAGGGAAGCGGGCGCAGCCCTGGTCACTCTGGCATTGGCCTTGCCCTCGCTCGTCTGGGCTCAGCAGAGGGCGGCTCCGGTTGCGTCAGCCTCTCCAGTCAGGGTGGAAACGGTGGCGGCGGGCTTGAATCGCCCCTGGGCCGTGGCATTCCTGCTCGACGGCCGCTTCCTGGTCACCGAGCGGCCGGGCCGGATGCGCGTCATCGCAGCGGACGGAAAGGCGGGCGCGCCGCTCAAGGGCGCGCCGCAAGTCGACGCCGCAGGGCAGGGCGGCATGCTCGACGTTGTCACCGATCGGGACTTCGCGCAGAACCGGCGCATTTTCTTTTGCTACTCCGAACCCGGTGACGGCGGCGCAACCAATGGCACGGCGCTGGCCAGCGCACGCCTGGCGGCGAACGCCGATGCGCTGGAGCAGGTGCAGGTGCTCTTCAGGCAGGAGCCGAAAGTGGCCAGTCGCCTGCATTTTGGTTGCCGCATCGTCCAGGCGCCCGACGGCAACCTGTTTTTGACCCTGGGCGAGCGCTTCAACCGCAAGGACGATGCGCAGCGGCTGGACAACCATCTGGGCAAGGTCGTGCGCATCGCACCGGGCGGCGGCGCGGCGGCGGGCAATCCGCTGGTGGGCCGCGCCGGCGCCTTGCCCGAGATCTGGAGCTGGGGGCACCGCAATCCGCAAGGCGCGACCTGGGGGCCTGACGGCCGTCTGTGGATCCATGAACATGGCCCGCAGGGCGGTGACGAGATCAACCTGCCCGAAGCTGGCCGCAATTACGGCTGGCCGGTCATCACCTACGGCGAGAACTACGGCGGCGGCAGGATCGGCGAGGGCACGCACAAAAGCGGCATGGAGCAGCCGCTGCACCACTGGGTGCCGTCCATCGCGCCGTCGGGCATGGCCTTTCTGACCAGCGACCGCTATGGCGCCGACTGGCGCGGCAGCCTGTTCGTGGGCGCGCTCAAGGCGCAGCGCCTGCACCGTCTGCAGATCGCGGAGGGCCGGGTGCAGCGCGACGAATACCTGCTGGCCGATCTGGGCGAGCGCATTCGCGATGTGCGCCAGGGCCCGGACGGCTGGCTCTACCTGCTGACCGACAGCCCCGACGGCCGGCTGCTGCGCCTGCTGCCGCCGTGA
- a CDS encoding C40 family peptidase codes for MSRWLCCLLLACANSYAAPAIENASAPQVERNALMAQLQEVRHTVADRTSELLSTAMSFLGVPYRRGGNDADVGFDCSGFVRAAFQQAQGLLLPRRAAEQAAATEIIDKKDLQPGDLVFFNTMRRAFSHVGIYLGEGKFIHAPRAGAQVRVESMHASYWQRRFNGARRVAGLDEPIATAVQLDRQ; via the coding sequence ATGTCCCGATGGCTGTGCTGTTTGTTACTTGCCTGCGCCAATTCTTACGCCGCCCCGGCGATCGAGAACGCTTCGGCACCGCAGGTCGAGCGAAACGCGCTGATGGCGCAGTTGCAGGAAGTGCGCCACACGGTGGCCGACCGCACGTCAGAGTTGCTATCCACCGCCATGAGCTTTCTCGGCGTGCCATACCGCAGGGGCGGCAACGACGCCGACGTGGGATTCGATTGCAGCGGCTTCGTGCGCGCAGCATTCCAGCAGGCCCAAGGACTGCTGCTCCCACGCCGCGCCGCCGAGCAGGCCGCCGCGACGGAAATCATCGACAAAAAGGATTTGCAGCCGGGCGACCTGGTGTTCTTCAACACCATGCGCCGTGCCTTCAGCCACGTCGGCATCTATCTGGGCGAGGGCAAGTTCATCCACGCGCCGCGCGCGGGCGCCCAGGTGCGGGTGGAGAGCATGCACGCCTCGTATTGGCAGCGCCGCTTCAACGGCGCGCGCCGCGTCGCAGGCCTGGATGAGCCCATCGCCACGGCGGTGCAACTCGACAGGCAATAG
- a CDS encoding HAD family hydrolase: MSTPDWSQTQAILFDLDGTLIDSAPDLGRAANALRSEQGLAPLPLSDYRCMAGAGARGMLSVAFGMTPDHPDFPRLREEFFDRYEQCIHEQTEVFAQVEELIATLEGRALAWGVVTNKASRFTSLIVQRLRLFDRAAAVVSGDTTPHAKPHPEPLLEAARRLTLPAGRCIYVGDDLRDVQAGKAAGMGTVAALYGYLGRDAEATTWGADAAINTPLELLNLLDPA, encoded by the coding sequence ATGAGCACGCCAGATTGGTCGCAGACGCAGGCCATACTTTTCGATCTGGACGGCACGCTCATCGACAGCGCGCCCGATCTGGGCCGTGCCGCCAATGCCCTGCGCTCTGAGCAAGGCCTGGCTCCTCTGCCGCTGTCCGACTACCGGTGCATGGCGGGCGCGGGTGCGCGCGGGATGTTGTCAGTGGCGTTCGGCATGACGCCCGACCACCCGGATTTTCCCCGGCTGCGCGAGGAATTTTTCGATCGCTATGAGCAGTGCATCCACGAGCAGACCGAAGTTTTCGCGCAGGTGGAGGAGTTGATCGCCACCCTGGAGGGCCGCGCCCTCGCCTGGGGCGTGGTGACCAACAAGGCCAGCCGCTTCACGTCGCTCATCGTGCAGCGCCTGCGTCTGTTCGACCGCGCTGCGGCCGTCGTCAGCGGCGACACGACACCGCACGCCAAACCGCACCCCGAGCCTCTGCTGGAGGCCGCCCGGCGACTGACCCTGCCCGCTGGGCGGTGCATCTATGTCGGCGATGACCTGCGCGATGTCCAGGCCGGCAAAGCCGCCGGCATGGGGACCGTCGCGGCTCTTTACGGTTACCTGGGCCGCGACGCCGAGGCCACGACCTGGGGCGCGGACGCGGCGATAAATACCCCTCTTGAGCTCTTGAATTTGCTCGATCCGGCGTAA
- the ubiG gene encoding bifunctional 2-polyprenyl-6-hydroxyphenol methylase/3-demethylubiquinol 3-O-methyltransferase UbiG, with translation MTEHVNADPAELEKFSELAHRWWDLEGEFRPLHQINPLRLDWINQYAPLAGRAVLDVGCGGGILSDAMARKGADVLGIDLATKALRVARLHALEAATPRVRYREVSVETLAAEAPSSFDAVTCMEMLEHVPDPQSVVHACAQLVKPGGWVFFSTINRSAKAFAQAIVGAEYVLGMLPRGTHEYGKFIRPSELAAACRGAGLDAQHLRGMQYNPLTSRYWLSADTGVNYLLAATRPAV, from the coding sequence ATGACCGAACATGTGAACGCCGACCCGGCCGAACTGGAGAAATTCTCCGAGCTGGCCCACCGCTGGTGGGATCTCGAAGGTGAGTTTCGACCTCTGCACCAGATCAATCCATTGCGCCTGGACTGGATCAACCAGTACGCTCCTTTGGCGGGGCGGGCCGTATTGGATGTAGGTTGTGGCGGCGGCATTCTGTCCGACGCCATGGCGCGCAAGGGCGCGGATGTGCTGGGCATCGATCTGGCTACCAAGGCACTGCGCGTGGCCAGGCTCCATGCGCTGGAGGCCGCCACACCGCGCGTTCGCTACCGGGAAGTGAGCGTCGAAACCCTGGCGGCAGAGGCGCCGTCATCCTTCGATGCCGTCACCTGCATGGAGATGCTGGAGCATGTGCCAGACCCGCAATCCGTGGTGCATGCCTGTGCGCAACTGGTCAAGCCCGGCGGCTGGGTGTTTTTCTCCACCATCAACCGTAGCGCCAAGGCTTTCGCGCAGGCGATCGTCGGCGCCGAGTATGTGCTGGGCATGCTGCCCAGGGGCACGCATGAGTATGGCAAATTCATTCGCCCCAGCGAACTGGCTGCCGCCTGCCGCGGGGCAGGCCTGGACGCGCAGCACCTGCGTGGCATGCAATACAACCCGCTGACCTCGCGGTACTGGCTCAGCGCCGATACCGGGGTCAACTATCTGCTCGCTGCCACGAGGCCGGCCGTATGA